A genomic window from Dechloromonas sp. A34 includes:
- a CDS encoding FixH family protein, with translation MSNTMTLRSENQPWYKERWPWFLMAGPAIVIVAGFITLWLAVESNDGLVTDDYYKQGLAVNQRMHRDQQAASLGLHGDLMRADLNVRLMLSADSASKVPEAIVLKLAHPTRSGQDQAVQMHAEGPGFYSGKLSADISGRWLVSIEDPEGQWRLQGEWQADSVEPLRLSAKVGK, from the coding sequence ATGAGTAATACGATGACCTTACGTAGTGAGAATCAACCTTGGTACAAGGAGCGCTGGCCGTGGTTTTTGATGGCTGGCCCAGCAATCGTTATCGTAGCGGGCTTTATTACGCTGTGGCTGGCAGTGGAAAGTAATGACGGCCTGGTGACAGACGATTATTACAAGCAGGGCTTGGCCGTCAATCAGCGTATGCATCGTGACCAGCAGGCGGCGAGCTTGGGTCTGCACGGCGACCTGATGCGTGCCGACCTCAATGTGCGGCTGATGCTCAGTGCTGACAGTGCGTCGAAGGTGCCGGAAGCTATTGTCCTGAAACTGGCACATCCGACGCGCTCCGGCCAAGATCAGGCGGTCCAGATGCATGCTGAGGGGCCTGGCTTCTATAGCGGGAAATTGTCCGCTGACATTTCCGGGCGTTGGCTTGTCTCGATTGAGGACCCAGAAGGACAGTGGCGGCTCCAGGGAGAGTGGCAGGCTGATTCAGTGGAACCGCTTCGTCTGTCGGCGAAAGTGGGAAAGTAG
- a CDS encoding DUF3149 domain-containing protein: MAWELLFNSDIGLMSLAVIVGVLVIGAAMGKMYSAKMDEESRKLGK; this comes from the coding sequence ATGGCTTGGGAACTGTTGTTTAATAGCGATATTGGCCTGATGAGTCTTGCTGTTATCGTCGGTGTCTTGGTAATTGGTGCCGCCATGGGCAAGATGTATTCAGCCAAGATGGACGAAGAAAGCCGTAAGCTCGGCAAGTAG
- a CDS encoding NUDIX hydrolase — MRYCIHCGSGVSLTVPAGDSLPRHVCTACGHIHYENPRLVVGCVVEHEEQILLCRRAIEPQLGFWTLPAGFMENGETTTQAACRETLEEAGAQIIVDAPFAMISIAHINQVHLFYRGRLATPAYSAGEESLEVELFREKDIPWQALSFRSVTLCLERYLNDRKSGHYSFHEAALLPPAAQYR, encoded by the coding sequence ATCCGTTACTGCATACACTGCGGCTCTGGCGTTTCCTTGACCGTTCCGGCCGGCGACAGCCTTCCTCGGCACGTATGTACAGCCTGCGGCCATATACATTATGAGAATCCACGGCTGGTGGTCGGCTGCGTCGTCGAACATGAAGAACAGATTCTGCTCTGCCGCCGTGCCATCGAGCCCCAACTCGGCTTCTGGACGCTGCCCGCCGGCTTCATGGAAAACGGCGAAACCACGACCCAGGCAGCCTGCCGCGAAACGCTAGAGGAGGCCGGGGCGCAGATCATCGTTGACGCTCCTTTTGCAATGATCAGTATTGCCCACATCAATCAAGTCCATCTCTTTTATCGTGGCCGGCTGGCCACACCAGCCTATTCAGCTGGCGAGGAAAGCCTGGAAGTCGAACTCTTCCGTGAGAAAGACATTCCCTGGCAAGCTCTATCTTTCCGTAGCGTCACCCTCTGCCTGGAACGCTATCTGAACGATCGAAAAAGTGGTCATTACTCTTTTCACGAAGCAGCACTTCTGCCACCGGCAGCACAATATCGATAG
- the motA gene encoding flagellar motor stator protein MotA, producing the protein MFLIVGYVIILASSLGTYALHGNLLALWVPTEYVAIVGLTIGYFVGGNDIKIIKATVAAIPGVLKGTKYDKAYYVDTLAMLFEILAKVRKEGLMSIEGDIENPEASPIFSKYPNLLHDHHVIEFTTDYLRMMVGGNLNTVEIESLMDVELETHHHEAAEPGHVIAKLAGAVPAFGIVVAVMGVVNVMGSVGSPPAVLGKMIGGALVGTFLGILISYGFVEPMGNLLEQKAKEGGKVYQMIKMVLLASMSGYAPQVAIEFGRKTLDSHVRPGFIELEDELKARRGK; encoded by the coding sequence ATGTTTCTAATCGTCGGTTACGTAATCATTCTGGCTTCATCGCTGGGAACGTACGCTCTTCACGGCAACCTCCTCGCGCTCTGGGTGCCGACCGAGTACGTTGCGATTGTCGGCCTGACGATAGGCTACTTTGTCGGCGGCAACGACATCAAGATTATCAAGGCTACAGTCGCGGCCATCCCGGGTGTCCTCAAAGGCACGAAATACGACAAGGCCTACTATGTTGATACCTTGGCAATGCTCTTTGAGATTCTTGCCAAAGTGCGCAAGGAGGGGCTAATGTCAATCGAGGGCGACATCGAGAATCCGGAAGCCAGTCCAATTTTTAGCAAATATCCGAATCTGCTCCATGACCATCATGTCATCGAGTTCACTACGGACTATTTGCGCATGATGGTGGGGGGGAACCTCAATACCGTCGAAATTGAAAGCCTGATGGATGTCGAGCTGGAAACTCATCATCATGAAGCGGCGGAGCCTGGGCACGTGATCGCCAAGCTAGCCGGCGCGGTGCCGGCCTTTGGTATCGTGGTTGCGGTAATGGGCGTGGTCAACGTGATGGGCTCGGTCGGTTCTCCGCCGGCCGTGCTCGGCAAGATGATCGGCGGGGCGTTGGTCGGGACTTTTCTCGGTATCCTGATTTCCTATGGTTTTGTCGAGCCGATGGGCAATTTGCTTGAGCAGAAGGCGAAAGAGGGCGGAAAAGTCTATCAAATGATCAAGATGGTTTTGCTGGCTTCGATGTCGGGTTACGCTCCCCAGGTGGCTATCGAATTCGGCCGCAAGACACTTGATTCGCACGTTCGGCCGGGCTTTATCGAACTTGAGGACGAACTCAAGGCACGTCGAGGCAAGTAA
- the motB gene encoding flagellar motor protein MotB — MSDDSTRPIVIKRKKVVAGGAHGGAWKIAYADFVTAMMAFFLLMWLLGSTAKGDLQGIAEHFQNPLKVAMSGGAGSGDATSVLQGGGKDLTRQSGQVKQGDVEKKKTTSFSKEAQAEFRRKEQERLEALKADIEKMIEQSPQLAQFKKQMLLDITSEGLRIQIVDEQNRPMFDSGGAELKPYTREILRQVGKALNGVSNRISLAGHTDAASFSGGTQGFSNWELSANRANASRRELVVGGMDDSKVLRVVGLASTVLFDKNDPLNSVNRRISIVVLNKKTESAILQEEGPESELSSDEAVPEGLKLPGSGKGTSG, encoded by the coding sequence ATGAGCGACGACTCCACACGCCCCATAGTTATCAAGCGCAAGAAGGTAGTTGCCGGCGGCGCGCACGGCGGCGCCTGGAAAATCGCCTACGCCGACTTCGTGACGGCGATGATGGCCTTCTTCCTGCTGATGTGGCTGCTTGGCTCAACTGCCAAGGGAGATTTGCAGGGGATTGCCGAACATTTTCAGAACCCGCTCAAAGTCGCGATGAGCGGCGGCGCCGGATCCGGTGATGCGACCAGCGTCTTGCAGGGCGGGGGCAAGGATCTGACGCGGCAGTCCGGTCAGGTCAAGCAGGGTGATGTCGAAAAGAAGAAAACGACCTCTTTTTCCAAGGAGGCGCAGGCCGAGTTCCGCCGCAAGGAGCAAGAGCGACTGGAGGCCCTGAAAGCCGATATCGAGAAAATGATCGAACAGAGCCCGCAACTGGCCCAGTTCAAGAAACAGATGCTGCTCGACATTACCTCGGAGGGGCTGCGCATCCAGATCGTTGATGAACAAAACCGGCCGATGTTCGATTCTGGTGGTGCTGAGCTCAAGCCCTATACGCGGGAGATCCTGCGTCAGGTCGGCAAGGCGCTGAACGGCGTCAGCAATCGTATCAGTCTGGCTGGACACACCGATGCCGCGTCATTCAGCGGTGGCACCCAAGGATTCTCCAACTGGGAACTCTCGGCGAACCGGGCCAATGCCTCGCGGCGCGAACTGGTGGTGGGCGGAATGGACGACAGCAAGGTCTTGCGGGTGGTCGGATTGGCATCCACTGTCTTGTTCGACAAGAATGATCCCCTGAACTCGGTCAATCGCCGGATCAGTATCGTCGTCCTGAATAAGAAGACCGAGTCGGCGATTCTTCAGGAAGAGGGGCCTGAATCCGAGTTGTCGAGCGACGAGGCCGTGCCGGAGGGTTTGAAATTGCCCGGCAGCGGCAAAGGAACATCTGGGTAA
- a CDS encoding response regulator yields MVKTILAVDDSASIRQMVSFTLKSAGYEVVEAVDGMDGLDKAKARSINLVLTDQNMPRMDGLTLIKSLRAMAQYASTPILMLTTESSDTMKSQGRAAGATGWLVKPFDPQKLIEVVRKVIG; encoded by the coding sequence ATGGTGAAAACCATTCTTGCTGTTGATGATTCTGCATCCATTCGTCAGATGGTGTCATTCACCCTGAAGAGTGCCGGCTATGAAGTCGTTGAGGCGGTTGATGGCATGGATGGCCTGGACAAAGCCAAGGCCCGTAGCATCAATCTCGTGCTGACCGATCAGAACATGCCGCGCATGGATGGCCTGACCCTGATCAAGAGCCTGCGCGCCATGGCGCAATATGCGTCGACCCCCATCCTGATGCTGACGACAGAGTCCTCCGACACCATGAAGTCCCAAGGGCGCGCTGCCGGGGCGACCGGCTGGCTGGTCAAACCCTTCGATCCGCAGAAACTGATTGAAGTCGTCCGCAAGGTCATCGGCTGA
- a CDS encoding Hpt domain-containing protein: MAIDMSQFYQVFFEESAEHLAAMEALLLDLDVENPDAEQLNAIFRAAHSIKGSAGTFGFNDLSETTHILESLLDRIRKRELALRPEMVDAFLKAGDVLREMLEAHQGRGQVDACAVEAVCSRLRQLSAEASTVEVPVPPPVPGLEAVPASLASHVISALEPAGRLAYSIEFVPTEVSASGDGVVNLLDELRACGELEILAQPEGAPTRWDSGNCA; the protein is encoded by the coding sequence ATGGCTATCGATATGAGTCAGTTTTATCAGGTGTTCTTCGAGGAGTCGGCAGAACACCTGGCGGCAATGGAGGCGCTCCTGCTCGATCTGGATGTCGAGAATCCGGATGCCGAGCAGCTCAATGCCATTTTTCGCGCAGCTCACTCGATCAAGGGTAGCGCCGGCACTTTCGGCTTCAACGATCTGTCTGAAACGACACATATTCTGGAGAGCCTGCTCGATCGCATTCGCAAGCGGGAACTCGCTCTGCGCCCGGAGATGGTGGATGCCTTCCTCAAAGCTGGCGACGTGCTGCGTGAAATGCTGGAGGCCCACCAAGGACGGGGACAGGTTGATGCATGCGCCGTCGAGGCGGTTTGCTCCCGCTTGCGGCAGCTATCGGCCGAGGCTTCTACAGTTGAGGTTCCCGTGCCGCCCCCAGTACCGGGGCTGGAGGCAGTCCCGGCCAGTCTCGCATCGCACGTCATATCCGCGCTCGAGCCGGCCGGTCGGCTCGCCTACAGTATCGAATTCGTGCCGACCGAGGTTTCCGCCAGTGGTGATGGTGTCGTCAATCTGCTTGACGAACTCCGCGCTTGCGGTGAACTCGAGATCCTCGCCCAACCCGAGGGGGCGCCCACGAGGTGGGATTCTGGCAATTGCGCCTGA
- a CDS encoding chemotaxis protein CheW translates to MRLTTALAQESFSEQIDFVAENGAWRVAEDKSIELNGGPVFSFSEDTSGGPGEDRAYGFFAPLDALSAPQETSAEDEGFGFFAPLPAANLAEENNAYGFFAPLTPPAAVGAEPAGNVEGEALATESAEKPAPVISSAGRQAKTAGPAESSIRVGVEKVDQLINLVGELVITQAMLLQTAMQMQESAPERLINGLVQLERNTRDLQESVMSIRMMPISSVFSRFPRVVRDLSGKLGKQVELKTSGETTELDRGLIERIADPLTHLIRNSLDHGIELPEKRVQAGKSPAGTITLKAYHQGGNIVIEVGDDGAGLPRDKILAKARERGLAVAEQMTDAEVFNLIFEAGFSTADQVTDVSGRGVGMDVVRRNIQSMGGRVEIESMLGIGTRMTVRLPLTLAILDGMSVAVGDQTYILPLAHILESLQPQAGEIKTLANQAQVIQVRGEYLPVVVLHEIFNLKSAANDFAQGILVVIEADGAKIALFVDALVGQHQVVIKSLEANYRRVPGVSGATIMGDGQVALILDVSALAGMARSNMQRAD, encoded by the coding sequence TTGCGCCTGACTACCGCGCTGGCGCAAGAGTCCTTCTCCGAGCAGATCGATTTTGTCGCCGAAAATGGCGCCTGGCGGGTTGCCGAAGACAAGTCGATCGAACTCAACGGCGGCCCTGTCTTCAGCTTTTCCGAAGATACTTCTGGCGGGCCGGGGGAGGATCGTGCTTACGGATTCTTTGCGCCGCTCGATGCGTTATCGGCGCCACAGGAAACATCGGCAGAGGATGAAGGTTTTGGATTTTTCGCGCCCTTGCCGGCCGCGAACCTGGCTGAGGAAAACAACGCCTACGGCTTTTTTGCGCCGCTCACGCCTCCTGCCGCAGTGGGTGCGGAACCCGCCGGCAACGTTGAGGGCGAGGCGCTGGCCACGGAGTCGGCCGAAAAACCGGCACCGGTGATATCGAGCGCGGGCCGTCAAGCAAAAACTGCGGGGCCAGCGGAATCCTCGATCCGGGTAGGAGTCGAGAAGGTCGATCAACTGATCAATCTGGTGGGGGAACTGGTCATCACCCAGGCCATGTTGTTGCAGACCGCAATGCAGATGCAGGAAAGCGCGCCCGAGCGGTTGATCAACGGATTAGTCCAGTTGGAACGGAACACCCGCGATTTGCAGGAATCGGTGATGTCGATCCGGATGATGCCGATTTCCTCTGTCTTTTCGCGTTTTCCGCGCGTGGTGCGAGATCTGTCTGGCAAACTGGGCAAGCAGGTCGAACTGAAAACCTCCGGCGAGACGACTGAGCTCGACAGGGGATTGATCGAGCGCATTGCCGATCCATTGACCCACTTGATCCGCAACAGTCTCGACCACGGGATCGAGTTGCCAGAAAAACGTGTGCAGGCTGGCAAGAGTCCGGCGGGTACGATCACGCTGAAGGCCTACCACCAAGGAGGCAATATCGTCATCGAGGTTGGTGATGACGGAGCTGGCTTGCCGCGCGACAAGATTCTGGCCAAGGCACGCGAACGCGGACTGGCCGTAGCGGAGCAGATGACTGACGCGGAGGTGTTCAACCTCATTTTCGAGGCTGGGTTCTCGACAGCGGACCAAGTTACCGACGTCTCCGGGCGTGGCGTCGGGATGGATGTGGTCCGCCGGAACATCCAGTCGATGGGCGGTCGCGTCGAGATCGAGTCGATGCTCGGCATCGGGACCCGGATGACCGTCCGCTTGCCGCTGACACTGGCTATCCTCGACGGCATGTCGGTCGCCGTGGGCGATCAGACCTACATTCTGCCCTTGGCTCACATTCTAGAATCGCTGCAGCCCCAGGCTGGCGAGATCAAGACGTTGGCCAATCAGGCGCAGGTCATCCAGGTTCGTGGCGAATACCTGCCGGTCGTTGTGCTGCATGAGATATTCAATCTCAAGTCGGCGGCGAACGATTTCGCTCAGGGCATCCTGGTCGTGATCGAAGCCGATGGTGCCAAGATCGCTCTCTTTGTCGATGCCCTGGTCGGGCAGCATCAGGTGGTGATCAAAAGCCTGGAGGCCAATTATCGACGGGTGCCGGGAGTATCCGGGGCGACCATCATGGGAGACGGCCAAGTGGCCCTGATACTCGACGTCTCCGCCCTGGCCGGGATGGCCCGATCGAACATGCAGAGAGCCGACTGA
- a CDS encoding chemotaxis protein CheW has translation MEMTTQGKALASEGDQVASEYLTFTLGGEEYAIDILKVQEIRGYEPPTLIANAPAFIKGVINLRGIIVPVVDLRIKFNLGKIEYTPFTVVVILNVAGRVVGAVVDAVTDVISLTPAQIRPAPDFSGSFDTKYILGLAAQDSRMMIVTDIERLMTSAEMELIDSASE, from the coding sequence ATGGAAATGACGACACAGGGTAAGGCATTGGCCAGTGAGGGCGATCAGGTCGCCAGCGAATACTTGACGTTCACGCTGGGTGGCGAAGAGTATGCGATCGATATTCTCAAGGTGCAGGAGATTCGTGGCTACGAGCCACCGACCCTGATTGCCAACGCTCCGGCTTTCATCAAGGGAGTGATCAATCTGCGCGGGATCATCGTTCCGGTGGTCGACCTGCGCATCAAGTTCAATCTGGGCAAGATCGAATACACCCCCTTTACCGTGGTCGTCATTCTCAATGTCGCCGGGCGAGTGGTCGGGGCTGTTGTCGACGCCGTCACCGACGTTATTTCACTGACCCCGGCGCAGATTAGGCCGGCTCCGGATTTCTCCGGAAGCTTCGATACCAAGTACATCCTTGGCCTGGCCGCCCAGGACTCGCGCATGATGATCGTGACCGACATCGAACGCCTGATGACCAGCGCGGAGATGGAACTGATTGATTCAGCCAGCGAATAG
- a CDS encoding methyl-accepting chemotaxis protein codes for MLDFRNYKIGTRLILTTAGALVLVLLVVAIALFSLNQIGDKVERIVNENAVNAELAVDMRMRNLLIGQHVRTALVQEEIEQQLAEKARVDADMANYLAAERRVVESTISPRGKEIVGRILPARQAAEATIKQLFELIKAGNHPETERLFFEDFQPKLQAWFDAVGDYVELQHENSSADLAEISAIESSVRTTLLLLMLVAVAVMIPSGVWVTRQITRPLQDAVKVAEAVAAGNLDNRIDRSGADESAQLMLALEKMQSDLKQRTEAEHKVADETLRIKVALDFTSTNVMVADPDGTIIYCNASILGMMRRAEEDIRTALPGFRADAILDSGFDHCYQTPLHQTSLLGELQRAQRTELSIGGRHFTLVASPIVNQGGDLLGTVVEWRDRTSEVEIESEVSAIIDAAVAGDFNRRLDVAKMSGFFRQISTGINELLDANSHALNDVGEMLARLSQGNLTQKIDANYRGMLGKLRDDANATVDHLKEIVFSIKSATEAISTAAKEIAAGNQDLSGRTEEQASSLEETASSMEQLTGTVKQNADSSRQACDLAGNAQQVAIKGGEVVGQVVQTMSAIHQSSSRIADIIGVIDGIAFQTNILALNAAVEAARAGEQGRGFAVVASEVRNLAQRSAAAAKEIKGLIEDSVNKVEVGNRLVDQAGRTMAEVVSSIRRVATIMTDISDASREQSAGIEQVSRAVTQMDEMTQQNAALVEEAAAAAESLEAQARGLARSVAVFRLPGGVLVDHQENLSGLDIDGAILAHGRWKQRLLDYVAGGGESLDPAVVGRDDQCALGCWIHGDGRQLSGSIRYTELKAEHAGFHRSAAEVIRAYLAGDARAARQRIAGEFSGRSQRVIGLLEAIRPGGKSVLAAKLGVRPAKRLTSGNVPALSAPRDDEWSEF; via the coding sequence ATGTTAGATTTTCGGAACTACAAAATTGGTACCCGCCTGATTCTGACCACGGCCGGGGCGCTGGTCCTGGTGCTCCTTGTGGTCGCTATTGCCTTGTTCAGCCTGAACCAGATCGGTGACAAGGTCGAGCGGATCGTCAATGAAAACGCCGTGAATGCCGAGTTGGCGGTCGATATGCGCATGCGCAACCTGCTCATCGGCCAGCATGTGCGTACGGCGTTGGTGCAGGAAGAGATTGAACAGCAACTCGCAGAAAAGGCCCGAGTTGACGCCGATATGGCCAACTACCTCGCCGCTGAAAGACGGGTCGTCGAGAGCACCATTTCGCCGCGCGGCAAGGAAATCGTCGGTCGTATCCTGCCGGCCCGGCAGGCCGCGGAAGCGACGATCAAACAGCTTTTCGAGTTGATCAAGGCGGGCAATCATCCCGAGACCGAAAGGCTTTTTTTCGAGGATTTTCAGCCAAAACTCCAGGCCTGGTTTGATGCCGTCGGTGACTACGTCGAGCTTCAGCATGAGAACAGCAGTGCAGATCTCGCCGAAATAAGTGCCATCGAATCGAGCGTGCGAACCACCCTGCTGCTGCTGATGCTGGTCGCCGTGGCGGTGATGATTCCCTCCGGAGTCTGGGTGACCCGCCAGATAACCCGGCCATTGCAGGATGCCGTGAAGGTCGCCGAAGCAGTGGCGGCGGGCAACCTGGACAACCGGATCGATCGTTCCGGGGCGGACGAGTCGGCCCAACTGATGCTGGCCCTGGAGAAAATGCAGTCCGATCTCAAGCAGCGCACCGAGGCCGAGCACAAGGTCGCCGATGAGACGCTGCGCATCAAGGTGGCACTTGATTTCACCTCGACCAACGTCATGGTGGCGGACCCCGATGGCACCATTATCTACTGCAATGCCTCCATTCTCGGCATGATGCGCCGGGCTGAAGAGGACATCCGCACGGCGTTGCCCGGCTTCCGTGCCGATGCCATTCTCGATTCCGGTTTCGATCACTGCTACCAGACCCCGCTTCACCAGACCAGCCTGCTGGGGGAACTCCAACGCGCACAGCGGACCGAACTGAGCATCGGTGGCCGTCACTTCACCCTGGTTGCCAGCCCGATCGTCAATCAGGGCGGGGATCTTCTCGGTACGGTGGTCGAATGGCGTGACCGGACGTCAGAAGTCGAAATCGAGAGCGAAGTATCCGCAATCATCGATGCCGCGGTGGCTGGCGATTTCAATCGGCGCCTCGATGTCGCCAAGATGAGCGGATTTTTCAGACAAATTTCCACTGGCATCAACGAGTTGCTCGATGCCAATTCCCATGCCCTCAACGATGTTGGCGAGATGCTGGCGCGTCTCTCCCAAGGCAACCTGACGCAGAAGATCGACGCCAATTACCGCGGCATGCTCGGCAAGCTGCGCGACGATGCGAATGCGACGGTCGACCACCTAAAGGAAATTGTCTTCTCCATCAAAAGCGCCACCGAAGCGATCAGTACTGCGGCCAAGGAGATCGCGGCCGGCAACCAGGACCTCTCCGGACGGACGGAGGAGCAGGCCAGCAGCCTCGAAGAGACCGCTTCCAGCATGGAGCAGTTAACTGGCACCGTGAAGCAGAATGCCGACAGCTCGCGTCAGGCTTGCGACCTGGCAGGCAATGCCCAGCAGGTAGCGATCAAGGGCGGCGAAGTCGTCGGTCAGGTGGTGCAGACGATGAGCGCCATCCACCAGTCGAGTAGCCGGATTGCCGACATCATCGGCGTCATCGACGGCATCGCCTTCCAGACCAACATCCTGGCCTTGAATGCGGCGGTCGAAGCGGCGCGAGCCGGCGAACAGGGCCGTGGTTTTGCCGTGGTCGCCAGCGAGGTGCGCAATCTGGCGCAGCGCAGCGCGGCAGCCGCCAAGGAAATCAAGGGCTTGATCGAGGATTCGGTCAACAAGGTCGAGGTCGGCAACCGACTGGTCGACCAAGCAGGGCGGACCATGGCCGAGGTGGTATCGAGCATCCGGCGGGTGGCGACGATCATGACTGACATTTCTGATGCCAGCCGCGAACAGAGTGCCGGTATCGAGCAGGTGAGCCGGGCCGTCACCCAGATGGACGAGATGACCCAGCAGAATGCGGCGCTGGTCGAAGAGGCTGCTGCCGCAGCGGAAAGCCTGGAGGCGCAGGCGCGCGGCCTGGCCCGGAGCGTTGCGGTTTTTCGACTGCCGGGTGGCGTGCTGGTCGATCACCAGGAGAATCTGTCAGGTCTCGATATCGACGGCGCGATCCTGGCGCATGGCCGGTGGAAGCAGCGCCTGCTCGACTATGTGGCCGGTGGCGGTGAGTCGCTCGACCCAGCCGTCGTCGGCCGTGACGACCAATGTGCGCTCGGTTGCTGGATTCATGGCGATGGTCGCCAGTTGAGCGGAAGTATCCGCTATACCGAGCTCAAGGCCGAGCATGCAGGCTTCCATCGTAGTGCGGCGGAGGTCATTCGGGCGTATCTTGCGGGCGACGCCAGGGCAGCCCGGCAGCGGATTGCCGGTGAGTTTTCCGGGCGCTCGCAGCGCGTCATCGGCCTCCTCGAGGCCATCCGGCCTGGTGGAAAATCAGTGCTGGCGGCCAAGTTGGGGGTGCGCCCAGCGAAAAGACTGACGTCCGGCAACGTGCCTGCGCTCTCGGCGCCGCGCGATGACGAATGGTCCGAATTCTAA